One segment of Trypanosoma brucei brucei TREU927 chromosome 8, complete sequence DNA contains the following:
- a CDS encoding ribonuclease, putative gives MQVTRDNLPTVLPKFVQLLKTCDFYAFDEEMTGINVPELPESVTDTPQETYNAKRAAASRYNIIQVGICLFHKNSENGPSTPASYVARPFNFVIFPNHEDDSPSLGRGDDVVLNPSSLAFLRRHDMNFQSWVYRGMGYCDAAREVVLRQNHEEKYHPNLNDSTEQRRRHAQSMELLTQEERSWFDGAVAAAQSLCERARAAVERAQAQCAEKGSPGAIELDAAMDLQRSGGREVVIQPQRNKNARECLQRHIAQHFQDISLTFRRSGSTYHGTFKVLFPGEQARILEKECALRERELVDMLGFRLVFKALVESSKPCVGHNCLADVLFLLASLDGELPAALPEFKHRVVQLFPKVFDTKYIASRQDLFPAGRFGSRYLAGYFDECGFCSANVRVSLPLGFEEYDPLKLSSVGRSAGGNGAPVHEAGYDALLTGTLLLNLLAEIGGGDVTTAPAGLTNRLALFRSLFAINLNPDGEDEYLPQSGALTLQHEKHIKSHHIDSCFSAFSLQHVALYPIDDMRTLAVLPLSWTKACNLDVEDVSGLSVQMTSRFPQYFQASPFTFPAGTKGAFRATPVSLARTVCKALRR, from the coding sequence ATGCAGGTGACACGGGACAATTTACCGACCGTGCTTCCCAAATTTGTACAGCTTCTGAAAACCTGCGACTTCTATGCATTCGACGAGGAAATGACAGGAATCAATGTGCCTGAGCTCCCAGAGTCTGTCACCGATACGCCCCAGGAAACCTACAACGCAAAGCGAGCAGCGGCAAGCCGCTACAATATAATTCAAGTCGGGATATGCCTCTTTCACAAAAATAGCGAAAACGGGCCTTCTACACCAGCGTCGTATGTTGCCCGCCCCTTCAactttgttattttccccAATCATGAAGACGACTCGCCAAGCTTGGGGAGGGGAGACGACGTGGTGCTAAATCCTTCGTCCCTTGCATTCCTTCGGCGGCACGACATGAATTTTCAGTCGTGGGTGTACCGTGGCATGGGTTATTGCGATGCCGCCCGTGAGGTGGTATTGCGCCAAAATCATGAAGAAAAGTACCACCCTAACCTAAATGACTCTACAGAGCAACGACGGCGCCACGCGCAGTCTATGGAACTCCTAACCCAGGAAGAGAGAAGTTGGTTTGATGGGGCCGTTGCCGCAGCGCAGAGCCTCTGTGAGCGTGCCCGGGCCGCAGTGGAGCGCGCACAGGCGCAATGTGCTGAAAAGGGAAGTCCTGGTGCAATTGAGCTGGATGCCGCGATGGATCTCCAGCGATCCGGCGGACGCGAAGTCGTCATCCAGCCgcagagaaacaaaaatgccCGAGAATGTCTGCAGCGGCACATCGCGCAACACTTCCAAGATATTTCTCTCACGTTCCGACGGAGCGGTTCGACTTATCATGGCACCTTTAAGGTCCTCTTTCCCGGCGAGCAGGCTCGTATTCTCGAGAAGGAATGCGCGCTGAGAGAACGCGAATTGGTGGATATGCTAGGTTTCCGCCTCGTTTTTAAGGCACTTGTCGAAAGTTCGAAGCCTTGTGTTGGGCACAACTGCCTAGCGGACGTTCTCTTTCTACTAGCTTCTCTCGATGGAGAACTTCCCGCCGCATTGCCCGAGTTCAAGCATCGCGTCGTCCAGCTGTTCCCGAAAGTGTTCGACACCAAGTATATTGCCAGCCGCCAAGATCTCTTTCCGGCAGGCAGATTTGGGTCTCGCTACTTGGCGGGGTATTTTGACGAATGTGGATTTTGCTCGGCAAACGTTCGAGTATCACTTCCGTTGGGCTTCGAGGAATATGACCCGCTGAAACTTTCTTCAGTGGGGAGAAGCGCAGGTGGCAATGGCGCACCGGTTCACGAAGCCGGATACGACGCCTTGTTGACTGGGACGCTGTTGCTTAATCTACTCGCGGAAATTGGAGGAGGTGACGTGACGACGGCCCCAGCAGGGTTGACGAATAGGTTGGCCCTCTTTCGTTCCCTATTCGCCATTAACCTAAATCCCGACGGTGAAGATGAATACCTTCCTCAAAGCGGTGCGTTAACGCTACAACACGAAAAACACATCAAGTCTCATCATATCGACAGCTGCTTTTCAGCCTTCTCCTTGCAACATGTAGCCCTGTACCCGATCGACGACATGCGCACCCTTGCTGTGCTCCCCTTGTCGTGGACAAAAGCGTGCAACCTCGACGTTGAGGATGTGAGTGGGCTTTCTGTGCAAATGACCTCGCGCTTCCCTCAGTACTTCCAGGCGTCTCCGTTCACATTCCCTGCAGGTACTAAAGGCGCCTTCCGCGCAACGCCCGTCTCTCTAGCAAGAACGGTTTGCAAAGCACTaagaaggtga